A DNA window from Arachis hypogaea cultivar Tifrunner chromosome 18, arahy.Tifrunner.gnm2.J5K5, whole genome shotgun sequence contains the following coding sequences:
- the LOC112769245 gene encoding V-type proton ATPase subunit a1 translates to MFLDKMEKFLDNLTPMDLMRSEKMTFVQLIIPAESAHRAISYLGELGLLQFRDLNADKSPFQRTFVNQVKRCAEMSRKLRFFKDQINKAGIMSSSHTALQPEIDLEDLEIQLAEHEHELIEMNSNSDKLRQSYNELLEFKIVLQKACGFLVSSHGRAIPDERELQENVYSNDFVETTSLLEQEIRPGPSNPSGLRFISGIICKSKLLRFERMLFRATRGNMLFNQAPADDQIMDPVSAEMIEKTVFVVFFSGEQARTKILKICEAFGANCYPVPEDISKQRQITREVSSRLTDLEATLDAGLRHRNKALASVGEHLSDWMNMVRREKAVYDTLNMLNFDVTKKCLVGEGWCPIFAKTQIQEALQRATFDSSSQVGIICHPMDAVESPPTYFRTNSFTSPYQEIVDAYGVARYQEANPAVYTTIVFPFLFAVMFGDWGHGICLLLGALILIARESKLSTQKLGSFMEMLFGGRYVLLLMSLFSIYCGLIYNEFFSVPFHIFGESAYRCRDNTCRDAHTIGLVKVRDPYPFGVDPKWRGSRSELAFLNSMKMKMSILLGVVHMNLGIILSYFNARFFGNSLDIRYQFVPQMIFLNSLFGYLSLLIVVKWCTGSQADLYHVMIYMFLSPTDNLGDNELFWGQRPLQIVLLLLALIAAPWMLFPKPFILKKIHTERFQGRSYGILNTSEMDLEEPDSARQHHHEEFNFSEVFVHQMIHAIEFILGSVSNTASYLRLWALSLAHSELSTVFYEKVLLLAWGYDNLIIRLLGLAVFAFATAFILLMMETLSAFLHALRLHWVEFQNKFYHGDGYKFKPFSFAALTDDDE, encoded by the exons ATGTTTCTCGATAAAATGGAGAAGTTCCTCGACAACTTGACGCCGATGGATCTGATGCGATCGGAGAAGATGACCTTCGTCCAGCTCATCATCCCCGCCGAGTCCGCTCACCGAGCCATCTCCTACCTCGGCGAACTCGGACTCCTCCAATTCCGCGAC TTAAATGCTGATAAAAGCCCTTTCCAAAGAACGTTTGTTAATCAG GTAAAGCGTTGTGCGGAAATGTCACGGAAGCTACGATTCTTCAAGGATCAAATCAATAAAGCTGGCATAATGTCTTCTTCTCATACTGCACTGCAACCAGAGATTGACTTGGAGGATTTAGAG ATACAACTTGCTGAGCATGAACATGAGCTAATTGAAATGAATTCCAACAGTGACAAACTTCGGCAATCATATAATGAACTCCTCGAATTCAAGATTGTATTGCAGaag GCATGTGGTTTTCTTGTTTCAAGTCATGGCCGTGCTATTCCTGACGAGAGAGAACTACAAGAGAATGTATACTCAAATGACTTTGTTGAAACAACATCTTTGCTTGAACAG GAAATAAGACCTGGACCATCAAATCCGTCTGGTTTAAGATTTATCAGTGGGATAATTTGTAAATCCAAGCTACTTCGGTTTGAAAGGATGTTGTTTCGTGCTACAAGAGGCAATATGCTTTTCAATCAGGCACCAGCTGACGACCAAATCATGGATCCTGTTTCAGCTGAAATg ATTGAGAAAACAGTGTTCGTCGTGTTTTTCTCTGGGGAGCAGGCAAGAACTAAGATTCTGAAAATTTGTGAGGCATTTGGGGCAAATTGTTATCCTGTTCCAGAAGATATAAGCAAACAGAGGCAAATAACTAGAGAG GTTTCGTCGCGCCTTACTGACTTGGAGGCAACTTTGGATGCGGGGTTGAGGCACCGCAATAAGGCTCTAGCTTCTGTAGGGGAACATCTATCAGACTGGATGAACATG GTAAGAAGAGAGAAGGCCGTGTATGATACACTGAACATGTTAAATTTTGATGTCACAAAAAAGTGTCTTGTTGGAGAGGGATGGTGCCCTATATTTGCAAAAACACAG attcagGAGGCATTGCAACGGGCAACTTTTGATAGCAGTTCACAAGTAGGCATAATCTGCCATCCAATGGATGCAGTGGAATCACCACCTACATATTTTAGGACCAACAGTTTCACAAGTCCATATCAGGAGATTGTTGATGCATATGG TGTTGCGAGATACCAAGAAGCAAATCCTGCTGTTTACACAACTATTGTATTCCCCTTCCTATTTGCTGTGATGTTTGGGGATTGGGGTCATGGAATTTGCCTGTTGCTGGGAGCATTGATTCTTATAGCGCGCGAAAGCAAGCTCAGTACCCAG AAGCTTGGAAGTTTTATGGAGATGCTATTTGGTGGACGCTATGTACTTCTTTTGATGTCACTATTCTCAATCTATTGTGGATTAATCTACAATGAATTCTTTTCTGTTCCGTTTCACATATTTGGTGAGTCAGCTTACAGATGCCGAGATAATACATGCAG GGATGCACATACTATTGGCTTGGTCAAAGTCCGAGATCCATATCCATTTGGTGTGGATCCCAAGTGGCGTGGAAGTCGTTCAGAGTTGGCTTTTCTGAACTCTATGAAGATGAAGATGTCCATTCTGCTTGGTGTGGTGCATATGAACTTGGGAATTATATTAAGTTATTTTAATGCTCGGTTTTTTGGGAACTCACTGGATATAAG GTACCAGTTTGTGCCGCAGATGATTTTCCTTAACAGTTTATTTGGGTATCTTTCCCTCCTCATTGTTGTTAAGTGGTGTACTGGTTCTCAGGCGGACCTTTATCATGTAATGATATACATGTTTTTGAGCCCCACAGATAATCTTGGTGATAATGAGCTGTTCTGGGGTCAAAGGCCACTTCAA ATTGTATTATTGCTTTTGGCACTGATTGCGGCTCCGTGGATGCTCTTTCCAAAACCTTTTATACTAAAGAAGATTCATACTGAG AGATTTCAAGGTCGTAGTTATGGTATTCTTAATACCTCTGAGATGGATCTTGAGGAGCCAGATTCTGCCAGGCAACATCATCATGAAGAATTCAATTTCAGTGAGGTTTTTGTTCACCAAATGATCCACGCCATTGAGTTTATTCTAGGTTCAGTTTCAAATACAGCTTCGTATCTTCGACTTTGGGCACTTAG CTTGGCTCACTCCGAACTTTCTACTGTTTTCTATGAGAAAGTTCTGCTTCTTGCTTGGGG GTATGACAATCTTATCATTCGGTTACTGGGGCTAGCCGTGTTTGCCTTTGCAACTGCCTTTATACTGCTTATGATGGAGACTCTTAGTGCTTTTCTTCATGCCCTGCGGCTTCACTGGGTCGaatttcaaaacaaattctaCCATGGTGATGGCTACAAATTCAAGCCTTTTTCCTTTGCAGCCTTAACAGATGATGATGAATGA